A segment of the Fusarium oxysporum f. sp. lycopersici 4287 chromosome 4, whole genome shotgun sequence genome:
gaagaagacagaaaccgccgagaagaagaccgagAAGCTCATGAGCATTATCCAGCAAATGCAGCAACAAGGGCGTAGGGTGCCACCCGGAATGTCCAACACCGTCGAAAGCGGTTACTCCGATAGTCACGGAGGAAACGAAGGAGACGAAAGCGACTACTCCGACGAGGAaggcgaggaggaagaaCTTAGCGAGTTCGACGACGATACAGAGGAGGAACCACAAGGCAACGAGCAAGGAACGCCAGTGGCCTATGGTCCTGAACGTCCCCCTCAGCCGGTTCCTTCGGCGGCGACAAACGGGCACTAGGAGGCCACTCGGAAGGGGGCTCAAACTGGAGCCAGTGTCAAGAAAAGACTCCCCAGCTTTCACCTGAAAAATCCCTTTTCCGCTGTGAACTTGATGGTCCAGGCTATCTTGTATCAGGCGCAGAACTGGGGAGTTGTAGCTTTTGGGGGCGTGATGATGGCTTCGCGCGTACCGAAAGAGTAAGGATCTTGTTAGTTGGCTACTGGTTGGGCTACTTGCTAGAGATGCTTTTTTGTTGCtgtttgttgttgctgcttcGCTATTGCGTGTAAGATGTATTGTCGTAGCTTGTGGATTATTCGAGCATTCATGCCTCGCTCTACTTGAATGTCTACCTTTTGAAGTGAGACATGTGTGAAGTATGCAACAATTGCACATATAAATGATTCGCGCCACGGCAATTGAATCACTCCGTTCATGACATTCAAGAGTATGACATCTGCTGCTGTATTACTACAGTTGCTCTGTTCTTGTGTCGTATTCTGTCGTATTACCACATCGGGACATCGGGGAATAATCACCGCCGACGTGCGTTAGGCCAGATCTACTCTATCATATATCCCACTTGATAAGCCGCGCAACAGGGGCGCATTAAGCAGCCTAGCTTCGCTCTTACAACTACAACCCCAGGTTTTCGgttcatcaacagcaccgCAACCATGGATTTCCTTCAGGTACGTTAATATCAAGCATGCCCTGAACACAACTAAATCCTCCAATTACTTCAATGGATGCTAACTCCAACAGCGCCTCGCGCGCTTCCTCGATCGACCGCTCTTCCCATGgaagaagctcatcatggGCTTCTCCGTAGGCCAATACCTCTTCGAATCGTTTCTCACTCTCCGTCAATATCGCGTCCTCCAGAAAACCAGCCCCCCCGCCGTCCTCTCCAAGGAAGTCTCCCAGGAAGTGTTCGACAAGTCTCAAGCCTACGGTCGCGCCAAGGCAAAGTTTGAAATCATCAACGGTCTCTACTCTCAGGTTCAGAATCTCGCTTTCATGCACTTCGATGTCCTTCCTAAACTGTGGTCCTGGACTggtgatcttcttctcaagtgGGCTCCTGCGCGCTTCACTGGAGAGATCAGCCATACTATCGTATTCGTCTTGACTTTCGCCGTTATTAGCcagcttcttcgtcttccttcTTCGATTTATCAGACTTTCGTCCTTGAGGAGAAGTTTGGTTTCAACAAGCAGACGCCTAAGCTCTTTGTCACCGATCTCATCAAGACCCAAGCTCTCACCTTCGTTCTCGCGCCTCCTTTCCTCGCAGGtttcctcaagatcatccaGAAGACTGGTAACCAGTTCTTCTACTACCTGTGGCTCTTCGTCATTGCTCTTCAGGTCTTCATGATCACCATCTACCCCGTTGCTATCCTGCCTCTGTTCAACAAGCTGTCTCctcttgaggatggtgagcTCAAGACCAAGGTTGAAGCTCTTGCCGCTAGCCTCAAGTTCCCTCTCCACGAGCTCTATGTCATTGATGGAAGCAAGCGAAGCGCCCACTCCAACGCCTATTTCTTTGGTCTCCCCTGGAAGAAGCACATTGTTATCTACGATACTCTCATCGAGAAGAGCGAGCCTGATGAGGTTGTTGCTGTTCTTGCTCACGAATTGGGCCACTGGAAGCTTGGTCACACGACCAGCTTGTTCGGTATCTCTCAGGTAAGTTTTTGAATTCTATCAGATTATTACTGAAGCTAACAAAAATTCAGGCCCATACTTTCTacatcttcctcctcttctctgttttcatcaacaaccactCTCTGTACTCCTCGTTCGGTTTCCTCAAGCAGCACCCGATCATCATTGGtttcatcctcttctctgaTGCTCTTGCTCCTATGGATCTCGTCATCAACCTGCTTATGCATATCGTCAGCCGCAAGTTCGAGTTCCAGGCCGATGCCTTCGCTAAGCAGCTTGGTTATCCCGAGCAGCTTGCTCGttctcttctcaagctccagATCCAGAACCTTAGCACCATGGACGCCGATTGGATGTACGCCAGCTACCACTTCTCTCACCCCCATCTGTCTGAGCGCCTCAAGGCCCTTGGCTGGAAGGGCTCCGAGGGTGTCACCGACGGCGTCACTGATAAGTCCATTGGCAACGAGAAGGAGGGTGTTGTCAAGGCCAGTGGACGTGATGAGCTGTAAATGCAGCAAAAGATTATCTATTTAGATTACATCTGAACAGGGGCTCCTTAGTCTCCTTGGGAATGTGTTTTAGATATAGGAAAATGGCCGGTATGAGCTGGTCATCTAGAAAGGACTTGGCCACCCTTAGACACGTATAGAACCAGACTCAACTGTACAATACAAgtgattttttttttttaaatcTTATCTATTCATGGCATTGCTACCGATATGCTCTTGATGATCCCAGAGTCTACCTGTGCGCCATCTACATTTTACTCATTTTGTTCATCTAATCATCATAGGACTCGTCGGAATCGTAGGATCCCTCAGAACCTTCCAacccttcatcttcttcagatgactcttcctcttcaccttcttcgGGCTTCAGACCGTAATCATCGTGGAAGTAGCTAAGCTCGTGAGTCTGGACCTTGTAGCCCATGTCCTTGAACGCTGTCTCCATACCCTGGAATTTGTTAGTAATGACCAGAAAAGACAGGGAGTGAAACAAACCTCTTGCATGATCTTGGCGGCAGTGACAACGATATTGCTCTTGCCAGGCTCAAAGCACGGTAGGACAGTCTCAAGAAGAGCAGtcttgatctcatcctcGGTAACGGCTCGCACGCGTCGCAGAACCTCCTTGCCCCAATCCTTAGGCAGACCACGGACAACACCCTGGACAAAGTTCTGCTGGGCGGCGCTAGGCATGGTGGATTGTTCATCGGCGAACATAACAACGATCTGGCTGATGGTGCCCTCGAGCAAGTGACGATCAATATCAACTTCACCTTTTGCAATCTTGCTGATGGCCTCCTTAGAGGCCTTGATAGCCTTATACGCATCGGGTGAGCGGTAGACATGGTATGAGATGATACCAGAGTTGATATCCCGAGAGAAGTAGACGCCGTAAGCGTATCCAGCACCACGAACAGCGTTCCAGAGAGGACCTTCAGCAGCTTCGAGATATCCAATGGCAACCATGATGGAGGCGAGACGAGGATCGTCGAAGGAGGCCAGGCCTTGGGCTGTTGAGACTGAGTAGGAGCTCTCCAGAGTAGTCATGGGCACAATGATAGCGCCAACTGATCCAGGGTTGCGACCTTCATCGTTGAGCAGGCTCACAGGCTTAGGAATCTCGACCATGTTCTCAGCGACCGTCAGAGACTTAGAGAGCGTGTCCCAAGTAGTCAAGGGGTCCGGAAGAGTTTTTAGATTGGCTGTGACAAGGAAACGGAGGTTCTGGAAAGTGAAGAGTGAGTCTCGAACGGTGTTGAACCAACCAACAACCTTCTCGGGttccttctcaagaagcttcttgagtctcTTCAGATAGACTGCGCGAACAAGCACACGCTTGGCAACAGCCAGTGAGGACTTTTCCATATGAATAGCAGCGTTGACCTCGCTGGCCATAGATTTGCCATCACGCTTTGACTCAGGGATGTCAGCCAAAGCCTTGGTAACGCTGGCTTTGAGTCGCTGGGGATCAAAGATTGAGTCAAACATCATGGTGCGAATCCACTCAACGGCTGCAGCATACTTTTGAGGCTCAACCTGGAACTGGATCATTATTCCGTCAGGATCGCTGATGTAGCGAGCGGAGTGGAGGGAGTAGCTGATAGTGTCTCGCTCAAGTTCCATGACAACTTGCTCAAAACCGACTTGCTTTCCATCACGCATGATGTGTGTGTTGAAAAAGTTGTCGCTAAAGATTGGCATCAGGGGCTTTAGCTCATTGGGTACTTGAGAAGTGCCGATGTGGATAGTGATGTGAACAAAGTTGGTGGGAACATCCTCAAATTGGATGAAAAGAGGAAGCTTGCCTTGAGTTGTACCATCAATGAGTTTCTGTGCCGAGCCACTACCCAGACCGACTGCGCGTGCATGTCCTGAGCGAGCAGTATCCGACTCAATGAAGTGGATAGAATCTGTACTAGGAACACTCCAGCGATCGACGACAGAGGCGGGAATGGGCtcatcattcttcttcttagcATCTTCGAGACgcttggcaagcttctccagaCCTTCAGCACCCAAATCCTCCTTGCGCTTGGCAAtccgagcttcttcatccttcttcatcttggtgGCCAATTCATGGGAAGGCTTGCCGAGGATTGAGATGTGAGGAGCGTCAGCCATCCATTTGCTGAGGAAGTCTCGCCACTGCTGGTCTGTCCACTTCTCCAAAACATCGTACTCTTCCAAATCCTTCAGATCCTTAAGTGTCGAGCCATCTCGCTTGCCAAAGAGGTAGTCGGTGATGATATTTGTAGCGTAGAAAGACTCGGATGTCTCAGCATGGTACTTGACTTGACGCCTCTCACGACGGATGCACTCTCTCATGTAATCCATGTCGATAGGCTTCGAGGCAACTTCCTTCAGAAGCTCAAACAGTCGCTTCTCGACAAATTCAAGCTTCTCAGTAGCAACACCTGTGGGCTGCAGCCAAATGACCATGTCAGGTCGAGGGTCGGTCCAGTAAGAGACCGAACTGGCGAGCTCCTCCTTTTCAACCATGACATTCTCAAGAATGGAGACAGAAGAACCACAGAGGTATGTGAGAAGCACATTAAGGGCAGATGATTGGATAAGGTCGTTGCAGTTAGGTCCGAAGAAACCAACGAGGACCTCTCCAACGGATTCGTCTTCCTCTGGGAACTCAACGGTCACAATCTGTGTCTCGTTAATCTTTGGGGGTTGGGCGGAGTCAATCCAAGGCCTGTGACTAGTCAGCAAAGCACAATTCACTAATTATTATGCAACTTACCTCTTGAAAGGGGTATCAAGAGAAGGAATGTCATCCTTGATAGActcttcaaagtcttcgAGGATGTGGATAAGCTCATCTTGGTTGACCTCACCTACAAGAACCAAGCAAAGGTTTCGGGGCTGGTACATGTCCCGATGGAACTGGCGGATACGTTCAGGGGCAAGAACTCGAAGAGCATCAGTCATGCCACCAGTCTCGTAACGGAATCCAACGTTTTCGGGATAGAGGAGACGACGGGCCTTGATATCCATGAGCTCAGAGCTGCGGAATTGCACAGCTTGCATTTCAGAATagacaacaccagcatcGTTGCCTTCGCCGTCGATGTGCCAGACCTCGGTCACGATACTCTCATCCGTAATGGTAGGCAAGATAACATGCTCGAGGTACACAGGGAGAACTTGGGCGAAACCATCCCAACCGGCGGTTTCAAGTGTGTAAGCCGTATGGTCGGTAGCAGTCCAGGCGTTTGTGTGGGAGTATGCACGGGAAGagagcttgtcaagaagaccCTTGTACTGGTAGCTCTTGGAACCCATAAAGACGAGATGCTCAAGAGTGTGAGGAGCGCCAGAGTCGTCAAAGATCTCAGTGGCTAAAGTGAAGTAGCCATTGAGCTTAGGACCCTTGCGGTCAGCGACAACAACCTGCATTCCACTACGGTCTGACACATATTGAGTGATTGTGCAAGGCGCATAGTCCGTTTTGAAGCTCTGTATCTTGCGGAAATGCGACTTTGAAGGTTCTGGTGACATCTTGAAGTGTTTGAGGCCTACGAGGCTCCAAATAGAACTTGTTAAGTTAGCAAACTACTTATATATAGAAATTTGAGAGGAGTCAAAGAGATAGAGGAAGAGAGCCGGGCTTATATAGTAAGAGCACGTGATAATTTAGTGACGAACGGGATATTATAAGACTGTGAGCGTTTGAGGAAACAAGAATCGGGAGTGGCGCTCATTCAAGCGGACGGTGATTGGGTTCGACCAAGAAAAGCAACTGtgtcaaagagaagaagacatgACTAACTCAATGCTGGTAGCCGCAAGAGAAACGTTTGACATGATGGTATAGACGATAACGCTGAGCAGGGCGACTACCGCTGCAACAGCATATCGTGAACGGGGGGTTTTGGGTGACATCACGACAGTGAAAGTGCTTTGTCGATGACAGTTATTCCCAATCTGAGAAAAGAAGCAGCTGGCAGCTATTCAGAGTTCAACTCGGACTGCATCCAACTGAAAAGAAAAATCGAGGGTTCCAACCAACTTCATACAGAGGAACAGGCAGAGTTATGCTGATATACGAATTCTCGCGAATAGCTGTTACACAGCAGCACAGATACTCAAGACCCCGCCATCAAGAGAAGAACACTGACAAGGAAGAAACAAGGTTGAAGGACAAGGCAGACAAGGCAGAAACCCACCAAAATATGTGACACGCAATGCAGACAGTACCTGATCACAAGGAAAATACTTTACGCACCTTCAAAGATTTGTTGCCTAAGTACCGTAAGATAAGGCTGTAGGTTGCTGCGAGTAAGAATGACGAGGAGAGGAGGGGTCCAATCAGTTACTGGGAATGGGCCTGACGAGAAAAATTACCCCGCTATCGAGGTAGCACTTGGTGTAATTGGTAACAGCAATACGACAGAAGACGGCTGAGGATGCGCAAGAAAGATTTAAATGGATGGTTTATATGAAGGGGATTGAAATAAGACATTGGATGTGAGCAACCATTTTGTTGAATGGTAGCAACCAACATTGTTTTAATATCTTTTGCTCCCACATCAACCACAAGCACGAATTAACCTAGGCATCTATCCAGGTATAGCCTCCGCCCTCCTCATAACTTTAGGTAGGAGCACAAGCCAAATTGCCATCGGCATTCTCAATTTTGGTTGGCACGGTCCTTGTCTTTCCATTCATGACCTCAAGAACAATGCAATCCAAAGATGGGCTTTCATGAACAATCCATTAAAGTGGCTTGTGCTCGCCATTGATTGGCTGTACTGCCGCTAAGCGCACTGGCCAAGGTTCAGCCACTCAGTGCTTGGCTTCAGTGGGAAAGTGGCAGGTGCACCAGGGAGGGAAGCTGTAGTGCTGTCATGACGGCACTGGGAAGTTGCCAGCTTGTGGCTGACTCTCGACTGTAACTTGCGACAGACACCGACAGCTCATGGCAAGAGCCCAGAGCAAGCCAGAGAATATTGATGATTTACCTTGAACTTTGAGCTGTCCAATTACTATTCGAGTCCCACAAGTGCAACATATCAATATTAAGCTCCACGAACAACTCAGCAGCCGTTGTGCTAAACCCACGATACACATCTAGCTTCACCTGACGTTGCTCAACGTTCTTACGATAATACACCTCCTTCTGTCACGATGGCTGCGACAACGGAGCAAGCTCCGCAACAGCTTAGCGACGCTCTCGTCGCCTTCTCCCT
Coding sequences within it:
- a CDS encoding hypothetical protein (At least one base has a quality score < 10), yielding MSPEPSKSHFRKIQSFKTDYAPCTITQYVSDRSGMQVVVADRKGPKLNGYFTLATEIFDDSGAPHTLEHLVFMGSKSYQYKGLLDKLSSRAYSHTNAWTATDHTAYTLETAGWDGFAQVLPVYLEHVILPTITDESIVTEVWHIDGEGNDAGVVYSEMQAVQFRSSELMDIKARRLLYPENVGFRYETGGMTDALRVLAPERIRQFHRDMYQPRNLCLVLVGEVNQDELIHILEDFEESIKDDIPSLDTPFKRPWIDSAQPPKINETQIVTVEFPEEDESVGEVLVGFFGPNCNDLIQSSALNVLLTYLCGSSVSILENVMVEKEELASSVSYWTDPRPDMVIWLQPTGVATEKLEFVEKRLFELLKEVASKPIDMDYMRECIRRERRQVKYHAETSESFYATNIITDYLFGKRDGSTLKDLKDLEEYDVLEKWTDQQWRDFLSKWMADAPHISILGKPSHELATKMKKDEEARIAKRKEDLGAEGLEKLAKRLEDAKKKNDEPIPASVVDRWSVPSTDSIHFIESDTARSGHARAVGLGSGSAQKLIDGTTQGKLPLFIQFEDVPTNFVHITIHIGTSQVPNELKPLMPIFSDNFFNTHIMRDGKQVGFEQVVMELERDTISYSLHSARYISDPDGIMIQFQVEPQKYAAAVEWIRTMMFDSIFDPQRLKASVTKALADIPESKRDGKSMASEVNAAIHMEKSSLAVAKRVLVRAVYLKRLKKLLEKEPEKVVGWFNTVRDSLFTFQNLRFLVTANLKTLPDPLTTWDTLSKSLTVAENMVEIPKPVSLLNDEGRNPGSVGAIIVPMTTLESSYSVSTAQGLASFDDPRLASIMVAIGYLEAAEGPLWNAVRGAGYAYGVYFSRDINSGIISYHVYRSPDAYKAIKASKEAISKIAKGEVDIDRHLLEGTISQIVVMFADEQSTMPSAAQQNFVQGVVRGLPKDWGKEVLRRVRAVTEDEIKTALLETVLPCFEPGKSNIVVTAAKIMQEGMETAFKDMGYKVQTHELSYFHDDYGLKPEEGEEEESSEEDEGLEGSEGSYDSDESYDD
- a CDS encoding STE24 endopeptidase (At least one base has a quality score < 10), whose product is MDFLQRLARFLDRPLFPWKKLIMGFSVGQYLFESFLTLRQYRVLQKTSPPAVLSKEVSQEVFDKSQAYGRAKAKFEIINGLYSQVQNLAFMHFDVLPKLWSWTGDLLLKWAPARFTGEISHTIVFVLTFAVISQLLRLPSSIYQTFVLEEKFGFNKQTPKLFVTDLIKTQALTFVLAPPFLAGFLKIIQKTGNQFFYYLWLFVIALQVFMITIYPVAILPLFNKLSPLEDGELKTKVEALAASLKFPLHELYVIDGSKRSAHSNAYFFGLPWKKHIVIYDTLIEKSEPDEVVAVLAHELGHWKLGHTTSLFGISQAHTFYIFLLFSVFINNHSLYSSFGFLKQHPIIIGFILFSDALAPMDLVINLLMHIVSRKFEFQADAFAKQLGYPEQLARSLLKLQIQNLSTMDADWMYASYHFSHPHLSERLKALGWKGSEGVTDGVTDKSIGNEKEGVVKASGRDEL
- a CDS encoding hypothetical protein (At least one base has a quality score < 10), producing the protein MSPKTPRSRYAVAAVVALLSVIVYTIMSNVSLAATSIDSIWSLVGLKHFKMSPEPSKSHFRKIQSFKTDYAPCTITQYVSDRSGMQVVVADRKGPKLNGYFTLATEIFDDSGAPHTLEHLVFMGSKSYQYKGLLDKLSSRAYSHTNAWTATDHTAYTLETAGWDGFAQVLPVYLEHVILPTITDESIVTEVWHIDGEGNDAGVVYSEMQAVQFRSSELMDIKARRLLYPENVGFRYETGGMTDALRVLAPERIRQFHRDMYQPRNLCLVLVGEVNQDELIHILEDFEESIKDDIPSLDTPFKRPWIDSAQPPKINETQIVTVEFPEEDESVGEVLVGFFGPNCNDLIQSSALNVLLTYLCGSSVSILENVMVEKEELASSVSYWTDPRPDMVIWLQPTGVATEKLEFVEKRLFELLKEVASKPIDMDYMRECIRRERRQVKYHAETSESFYATNIITDYLFGKRDGSTLKDLKDLEEYDVLEKWTDQQWRDFLSKWMADAPHISILGKPSHELATKMKKDEEARIAKRKEDLGAEGLEKLAKRLEDAKKKNDEPIPASVVDRWSVPSTDSIHFIESDTARSGHARAVGLGSGSAQKLIDGTTQGKLPLFIQFEDVPTNFVHITIHIGTSQVPNELKPLMPIFSDNFFNTHIMRDGKQVGFEQVVMELERDTISYSLHSARYISDPDGIMIQFQVEPQKYAAAVEWIRTMMFDSIFDPQRLKASVTKALADIPESKRDGKSMASEVNAAIHMEKSSLAVAKRVLVRAVYLKRLKKLLEKEPEKVVGWFNTVRDSLFTFQNLRFLVTANLKTLPDPLTTWDTLSKSLTVAENMVEIPKPVSLLNDEGRNPGSVGAIIVPMTTLESSYSVSTAQGLASFDDPRLASIMVAIGYLEAAEGPLWNAVRGAGYAYGVYFSRDINSGIISYHVYRSPDAYKAIKASKEAISKIAKGEVDIDRHLLEGTISQIVVMFADEQSTMPSAAQQNFVQGVVRGLPKDWGKEVLRRVRAVTEDEIKTALLETVLPCFEPGKSNIVVTAAKIMQEGMETAFKDMGYKVQTHELSYFHDDYGLKPEEGEEEESSEEDEGLEGSEGSYDSDESYDD
- a CDS encoding hypothetical protein (At least one base has a quality score < 10); translation: MNSIWSLVGLKHFKMSPEPSKSHFRKIQSFKTDYAPCTITQYVSDRSGMQVVVADRKGPKLNGYFTLATEIFDDSGAPHTLEHLVFMGSKSYQYKGLLDKLSSRAYSHTNAWTATDHTAYTLETAGWDGFAQVLPVYLEHVILPTITDESIVTEVWHIDGEGNDAGVVYSEMQAVQFRSSELMDIKARRLLYPENVGFRYETGGMTDALRVLAPERIRQFHRDMYQPRNLCLVLVGEVNQDELIHILEDFEESIKDDIPSLDTPFKRPWIDSAQPPKINETQIVTVEFPEEDESVGEVLVGFFGPNCNDLIQSSALNVLLTYLCGSSVSILENVMVEKEELASSVSYWTDPRPDMVIWLQPTGVATEKLEFVEKRLFELLKEVASKPIDMDYMRECIRRERRQVKYHAETSESFYATNIITDYLFGKRDGSTLKDLKDLEEYDVLEKWTDQQWRDFLSKWMADAPHISILGKPSHELATKMKKDEEARIAKRKEDLGAEGLEKLAKRLEDAKKKNDEPIPASVVDRWSVPSTDSIHFIESDTARSGHARAVGLGSGSAQKLIDGTTQGKLPLFIQFEDVPTNFVHITIHIGTSQVPNELKPLMPIFSDNFFNTHIMRDGKQVGFEQVVMELERDTISYSLHSARYISDPDGIMIQFQVEPQKYAAAVEWIRTMMFDSIFDPQRLKASVTKALADIPESKRDGKSMASEVNAAIHMEKSSLAVAKRVLVRAVYLKRLKKLLEKEPEKVVGWFNTVRDSLFTFQNLRFLVTANLKTLPDPLTTWDTLSKSLTVAENMVEIPKPVSLLNDEGRNPGSVGAIIVPMTTLESSYSVSTAQGLASFDDPRLASIMVAIGYLEAAEGPLWNAVRGAGYAYGVYFSRDINSGIISYHVYRSPDAYKAIKASKEAISKIAKGEVDIDRHLLEGTISQIVVMFADEQSTMPSAAQQNFVQGVVRGLPKDWGKEVLRRVRAVTEDEIKTALLETVLPCFEPGKSNIVVTAAKIMQEGMETAFKDMGYKVQTHELSYFHDDYGLKPEEGEEEESSEEDEGLEGSEGSYDSDESYDD